The Asticcacaulis excentricus CB 48 genomic sequence AAGGGTTGGGCATGACGCGTAGTAGCCTGATCTGGCGGTCGGACTTTGCGGGCAATCTGGCCGATGGCTGGAACGACAAGGGCGAGGTCGAGGTGCACGATGAGCGGTCAAAGGTGCGGGTAGCCGGGTCTATGGATACGACGATCAGTGACTTTGCCCGATTTGCGGCGGCCTTTGTGCGTGGCGAGGGGCTGAGCCCGGCGGCGCGGGCGGAAATCACCAAACGGCAGTTGAAGATCACGACGCGGACGCAGTTTCCGCCCTTTCAGCCCGAATTACCGGCGGATCAGCAGCGGGCCGACCTCTATGCGGGGCTGGGCGTGGTGGTGTTTGACGGACCGCAGGGGCACGGCTTTTACAAGGGCGGGCATAATGACATTACGGCTAATACGTGGGTTTGTGTTGAAAAATCAAAGCGCTGCGTGGTTATCCTGTCGAACGATGTGCGGGCGGAAGCGCGATTTGCGGCACTGGTAAAGTTCGTGCTGGGCGAGACGGGCGTGCCCTATGAATGGGAGTATGGGGATCACGCAGGGAAGTCGTGACAAGGAGGGTTATGGGGCGTGGGGTCCGTGACCCCACAAACCTTTATACTCAAAGAAAAGGCCTATCGGTTTGCCGATAGGCCTTTTCTTTGAGCGTAGAAGACTTGGGGCCGCAGGCCCCAAACCCCAAAACTTCCCGTCACTGACTGGCCCACACAATCCGCGCCAGCCACGTCACCTGCGACCGCTCCAGCACCCGATTGGAAAAGTCCGGATTAAGCGAACGCAGCTCAACCTGCTTCTCAGTCAGCCGCACCAGTTCCTTGGCCATGACTTCGCCTTCGCTCGTCTTCACCACCACTCGGTCGCCGCGCCGCAGGTTCTGACGCAGCGGATCAACAATAATTCGGTCGCCGTCGCGGTAAAGCGGCAGCATAGAATCACCTGAAATCTCAAGCGCATAGAGACCTTCGCCCGCCGGCAGGCCGATCTCGTCCCAGCCCTGACCAACCGGAAATCCTGCATCGTCAAACAGGCCGTCATTGCCGGCCTGCGCAAACCCGATCAAAGGCACACCCTTCGGGACCGGACGCGGCTCAGTCAAAGCGGCAAAGTCGGGAAAGCTTTGGCCCGTCGCGTCCAGCACTTTAGCCAGACTTTCGGTCGAAGGCCAGCGCGGCCGCGGCGGGTCTTCGGTCGATTGACGTTTCGACTTGTTAAACGCCGTAGGGTCAAGACCGGCCAGTCGCGCCAGTCCAGACGGTGACGTGCCGAGGTTTCGCGCCAAACGGTCTATGGCGTTCCAGATTTGTGCGTGCGAGAGGGACATGCCGGGCTTCCTGTGAGATGGAAGGAAATAAATCCACAGGCAGGAAAATCAACTTATTTTGTGAATATAGTCCTATTTATTGCGCGATGTTGCGAGCGCGACCCAAAACATCACCAATAGCCTTTGACAGCCCCGGCGATCACTGGCCCCGGATGTGAGGATTTCCATCTCAGGATAATCAGCACACCCAAAAAAGCCGTTCGCCATCAAAGCGCTGATGACGTGATCATAGACACTGCCCCACAGCATCAGCAGCGGTAAACAGCAAGAGCCTGGCGATCCACACATGCCGGCGCCCGTCATCGCGGAAAATGCTGTCGATTCGCTGACGAGCCACGCGTCGTGGCTCTTATGGGCGTCTTGTTTCCTCCGGCAACGGGCTCCCCACCGAAACACCTGAATAGGGTGGGAGGAGTGGAAACATCTATTGATTGTGGCAAGCAGGATTTAGCAAATCAGAAAGTGCGCCTGAAGCGTGGCGATGGGCTGTTCGCGCAGTTCCTGCCACGCCCAGGCCTCGACGTTGGCTATGGTGCGACCGACCCGGTTTATGCGCGCTCGGGCAAAGGTGTCGATGGGCTTGCCGGAGCGCAGATACTGCACGCTGACATTGACCGGCTTGGGGATCTGCTCGAACGTTTCAAACACCGACAACTGCGCCGTGGCGGTCAGTTCCAGAAACGCCCCGATCGTGCCGCCATGCAGAGCGGGTAGCAGCGGATTGCCGATCAGGTGCGGCGCGAACGGCAGGATGGTGGTCAGTTCATTGCCTGCCATTTCCATGCGCAGGTTGAGAAATTGCGCGAAAGGTATGCGGTTGAACAACTCTTCCGGACCGCTGAGCATAAGGTCGGCAATCATGCATGGGCCTCGCGGTTTTTGAGGCAGGGGTGCGAGATGATGAAGGCGGCTTGCGCCGCGGCAACTGGGTCGTTCAGGCTGTCGTCATAGGCAAAGCCACGCACAAAACCTACGCTGCGCGTCAGCTTGTAGCATTTGGCCAGGATAAACAGATCACGGCTGGGCTGCGCCGGGCGCATATAGTCGATGCGCAAATCCATCGTGGCTATAGGTTTGTATTCATTCAGCTCATCCCAGACCGCCATCCCGCAGGCGTGGTCAAGCA encodes the following:
- a CDS encoding PaaI family thioesterase, with translation MPIAPFREGFDLLVDNIPYMKALGARYAGRSEEGIRLRLPYAQSLIGDPETGVIAGGAVTALLDHACGMAVWDELNEYKPIATMDLRIDYMRPAQPSRDLFILAKCYKLTRSVGFVRGFAYDDSLNDPVAAAQAAFIISHPCLKNREAHA
- a CDS encoding PaaI family thioesterase, with translation MIADLMLSGPEELFNRIPFAQFLNLRMEMAGNELTTILPFAPHLIGNPLLPALHGGTIGAFLELTATAQLSVFETFEQIPKPVNVSVQYLRSGKPIDTFARARINRVGRTIANVEAWAWQELREQPIATLQAHFLIC
- a CDS encoding S24 family peptidase, whose product is MSLSHAQIWNAIDRLARNLGTSPSGLARLAGLDPTAFNKSKRQSTEDPPRPRWPSTESLAKVLDATGQSFPDFAALTEPRPVPKGVPLIGFAQAGNDGLFDDAGFPVGQGWDEIGLPAGEGLYALEISGDSMLPLYRDGDRIIVDPLRQNLRRGDRVVVKTSEGEVMAKELVRLTEKQVELRSLNPDFSNRVLERSQVTWLARIVWASQ